In a genomic window of Scomber japonicus isolate fScoJap1 chromosome 17, fScoJap1.pri, whole genome shotgun sequence:
- the c17h1orf131 gene encoding uncharacterized protein C1orf131 homolog, translated as MSSKANGEEDDDCLFLEHVLDKLYDFGNRPATKKKSKKGKRKRCEEEEEEDVPSADNEDNSADPFSVTHRQKLSKSNNNTTPQQTGQVTPSCTVQQKSQVEVVTFQDPSKKQKTKQTPAPDKISPLQTTEKKQSDQLEELNLEKARLEVHRFGITGYKKEQQRVFEQDRAVMLGARPPKKEYLNYKMLQQQVKEKKQKAKEEVQPELKKKKKKQNNQSRDKTKKASSGLGSASGQVGRFKNGVLILSSKEIQKIKGKRRSK; from the exons ATGAGCTCCAAAGCTAACGGAGAAGAAGACGACGACTGTCTGTTTCTTGAACATGTTCTGGACAAACTGTATGACTTTG GTAACAGACCAGCAACCAAGAAGAAGTCGAAGAAGGGAAAACGAAAGagatgtgaggaagaggaggaagaagacgtTCCTTCGGCTGACAACGAAGACAACTCAGCAGATCCTTTCAGTGTCACACACCGTCAGAAACTATCAAAATCAAACAACAACACTACTCCACAGCAAACAGGTCAGGTCACACCATCCTGTA CCGTCCAGCAGAAGAGTCAGGTGGAGGTGGTGACCTTTCAGGACCCCTCAAAGAAACAGAAGACCAAGCAGACACCAGCACCTGATAAAATATCT CCCCTTCAGACAACAGAGAAGAAGCAAAGTGACCAGCTAGAAGAACTCAATTTGGAAAAG GCTCGTCTGGAGGTGCATCGGTTTGGAATCACTGGCTATAAAAAGGAGCAGCAGCGTGTTTTTGAACAGGACAGAGCCGTCATGCTGGGAGCCAGA CCTCCTAAGAAGGAGTATTTAAACTACAAGATGCTACAGCAGCAGGtcaaagagaagaagcagaaagcaaaggaggaagttCAACCG gagctgaagaagaaaaagaagaagcagaataaTCAAAG CAGGGACAAGACGAAGAAGGCGTCCTCCGGTCTGGGCTCGGCCTCGGGTCAGGTGGGGCGCTTCAAGAACGGCGTGCTGATCCTCAGCTCCAAGGAGATCCAGAAAATCAAAGGCAAAAGGAGAAGTAAATAG
- the gnpat gene encoding dihydroxyacetone phosphate acyltransferase isoform X2 produces the protein MTSSAVCSHRDPMLKKRDDFEDMLEERRNSSDLRYALRCYTPVVYKGLAPCKADQLKNMVLQSEQIHYVINQVSKEMGKAVDELQEEASAILEEMAQRLQLSTVRFFAFTLSKVFKTLFRSICVNEEGIQRLQQAIQEHPVVLLPSHRSYMDFLLMSYLLYTYDLALPVIAAGMDFMGMKFVGEMLRMSGAFFIRRSFGGDKLYWAVFSEYVKTMLKNGYAPVEFFLEGTRSRTCKSLTPKLGLLNIVMDPFLKGEVYDVNLVPVSISYERILEESLYARELLGVPKPKESTSGLFKARKVLSEDYGSIHVYFGQPVSVRSLAQGRVNRCQFNLKPRHIPRKPGEDIHSFVNDSAYRLVRAQEENMVLKPWVLLASLLLQNHHQNQAEGQKRGITLDELTESAVWLRELSRQYGAFLHWPDHMPPSEVVASSLSLHQGLVRISEGRVQLALEQGGQAKPEEPHSTVTPEEHLLNQAVVVLSCASYRNQALHVFLRPALLASAIHAASSNNKQDIYNSFSFLRNMFSNEFILCPGATVEDFEEACFLLVKTGALQVTQQEVVVTERGHRTLTFLTSMLDPFLQGYQVVCRFLCEEATEALTEKQFVPAVRKFIIKHLLAGRLRYTEVLSSDLQKNSLAALLRLGAVRKIKGAEQATLKVNQVMVNSLEDTLGGKLPTQKAAVARL, from the exons ATGACGTCCAGCGCTGTTTGTTCG CATAGAGATCCTATGCTGAAGAAAAGAGATGATTTTGAAGACATgttggaggaaaggaggaactcCAGTGATCTCAGATACGCCCTCAGATGTTACACACCTGTGGTTTACAAAGGACTGGCTCCCTGTAAAGCCGACCAGCTGAAGAATATGGTGCTTCAGTCTGAACAGATACATTATGTCATCAATCAG GTTTCCAAAGAGATGGGCAAAGCTGTCGATGAACTCCAGGAGGAGGCGTCTGCCATCTTGGAGGAGATGGCTCAGCGTCTGCAACTCAGCACCGTTCGTTTCTTCGCCTTCACACTCAGCAAAGTCTTTAAAACTTTATTCAGGAGCATCTGTGTCAATGAAGAGGGCATCCAGAGA CTCCAGCAGGCCATTCAGGAACACCCAGTCGTTCTGCTGCCAAGTCACCGTAGTTACATGGACTTCCTGCTGATGTCATACCTCCTGTACACCTACGACCTGGCCCTGCCTGTCATTGCTGCCGGCATGG ACTTCATGGGGATGAAATTCGTCGGGGAGATGCTGCGCATGTCTGGAGCTTTCTTTATCCGGCGATCATTTGGAGGAGACAAACTGTACTGGGCTGTTTTCTCCGAGTACGTTAAGACCATGCTCAAG AACGGATATGCACCAGTTGAATTCTTCCTAGAGGGGACCAGAAGCCGAACATGCAAGTCTTTGACCCCAAAGTTAG GTCTGCTGAACATAGTGATGGATCCATTCCTCAAAGGGGAGGTGTACGATGTTAACTTGGTTCCAGTCAGTATCAGCTATGAGAGGATCCTGGAGGAGTCGCTCTACGCCAGGGAGCTGCTGGGAGTGCCCAAACCCAAGGAGTCAACTTCA GGTCTGTTTAAAGCCAGAAAGGTCCTCAGTGAAGACTACGGCAGTATCCACGTGTACTTCGGTCAGCCTGTGTCCGTCAGAAGTTTAGCTCAGGGCAGAGTTAACCGCTGTCAGTTCAACCTGAAACCAAG ACACATTCCCAGAAAGCCCGGCGAGGATATCCACAGCTTTGTGAATGACTCTGCCTACAGGTTGGTGAGGGCCCAGGAAGAGAACATGGTCCTGAAGCCGTGGGTCCTTCTGGCCTCCCTGCTGCTCCAGAACCACCACCAGAACCAGGCGGAGGGGCAGAAACGGGGGATCACACTGGACGAGCTGACTGAAAGCGCTGTGTGGCTCCGGGAGCTTTCCAGGCAGTACGGAGCCTTCCTCCACTGGCCCG ACCACATGCCTCCATCAGAGGTGGTTGCCTCCAGTCTCTCCCTGCATCAAGGTCTAGTGAGGATCTCTGAGGGAAGAGTCCAGCTGGCATTGGAACAAG GAGGACAAGCGAAGCCGGAGGAGCCTCACAGCACTGTTACTCCAGAAGAGCATCTCTTGAACCAGGCGGTCGTCGTGCTCTCCTGCGCCTCCTACAGGAACCAAGCGCTGCACGTCTTCCTCCGACCGGCCCTGCTGGCCTCAGCCATCCATGCTGCCTCCTCCAACAATAAAC agGACATCTATAACAGTTTCAGCTTCCTGAGAAACATGTTCTCCAATGAATTCATCCTCTGTCCTGGAGCTACAGTAGAG GATTTTGAGGAGGCCTGTTTCCTGCTGGTAAAGACTGGAGCTCTGCAAGTCACCCAGCAGGAAGTGGTTGTAACAGAAAGAGGCCATAGAACCCTGACCTTCCTCACCAGTATGCTAGACCCCTTTCTACAAGGATACCAG GTGGTGTGTCGGTTCCTGTGTGAAGAGGCCACTGAAGCTCTGACAGAAAAACAGTTTGTCCCTGCAGTCCGGAAGTTCATCATCAAACATCTGCTCGCag gcagACTGAGATACACTGAGGTACTATCCTCTGACCTTCAGAAGAACTCACTGGCAGCTTTGCTGAGACTGGGCGCTGTACGGAAAATCAAAGG AGCGGAGCAGGCGACTTTAAAGGTCAACCAGGTGATGGTGAACTCATTGGAAGACACTCTAG gAGGAAAACTCCCGACTCAAAAAGCCGCCGTCGCCCGACTCTAA
- the gnpat gene encoding dihydroxyacetone phosphate acyltransferase isoform X1 has product MTSSAVCSHRDPMLKKRDDFEDMLEERRNSSDLRYALRCYTPVVYKGLAPCKADQLKNMVLQSEQIHYVINQVSKEMGKAVDELQEEASAILEEMAQRLQLSTVRFFAFTLSKVFKTLFRSICVNEEGIQRLQQAIQEHPVVLLPSHRSYMDFLLMSYLLYTYDLALPVIAAGMDFMGMKFVGEMLRMSGAFFIRRSFGGDKLYWAVFSEYVKTMLKNGYAPVEFFLEGTRSRTCKSLTPKLGLLNIVMDPFLKGEVYDVNLVPVSISYERILEESLYARELLGVPKPKESTSGLFKARKVLSEDYGSIHVYFGQPVSVRSLAQGRVNRCQFNLKPRHIPRKPGEDIHSFVNDSAYRLVRAQEENMVLKPWVLLASLLLQNHHQNQAEGQKRGITLDELTESAVWLRELSRQYGAFLHWPDHMPPSEVVASSLSLHQGLVRISEGRVQLALEQAGGQAKPEEPHSTVTPEEHLLNQAVVVLSCASYRNQALHVFLRPALLASAIHAASSNNKQDIYNSFSFLRNMFSNEFILCPGATVEDFEEACFLLVKTGALQVTQQEVVVTERGHRTLTFLTSMLDPFLQGYQVVCRFLCEEATEALTEKQFVPAVRKFIIKHLLAGFLSLSNCFLCVGSFLTSTFHKIH; this is encoded by the exons ATGACGTCCAGCGCTGTTTGTTCG CATAGAGATCCTATGCTGAAGAAAAGAGATGATTTTGAAGACATgttggaggaaaggaggaactcCAGTGATCTCAGATACGCCCTCAGATGTTACACACCTGTGGTTTACAAAGGACTGGCTCCCTGTAAAGCCGACCAGCTGAAGAATATGGTGCTTCAGTCTGAACAGATACATTATGTCATCAATCAG GTTTCCAAAGAGATGGGCAAAGCTGTCGATGAACTCCAGGAGGAGGCGTCTGCCATCTTGGAGGAGATGGCTCAGCGTCTGCAACTCAGCACCGTTCGTTTCTTCGCCTTCACACTCAGCAAAGTCTTTAAAACTTTATTCAGGAGCATCTGTGTCAATGAAGAGGGCATCCAGAGA CTCCAGCAGGCCATTCAGGAACACCCAGTCGTTCTGCTGCCAAGTCACCGTAGTTACATGGACTTCCTGCTGATGTCATACCTCCTGTACACCTACGACCTGGCCCTGCCTGTCATTGCTGCCGGCATGG ACTTCATGGGGATGAAATTCGTCGGGGAGATGCTGCGCATGTCTGGAGCTTTCTTTATCCGGCGATCATTTGGAGGAGACAAACTGTACTGGGCTGTTTTCTCCGAGTACGTTAAGACCATGCTCAAG AACGGATATGCACCAGTTGAATTCTTCCTAGAGGGGACCAGAAGCCGAACATGCAAGTCTTTGACCCCAAAGTTAG GTCTGCTGAACATAGTGATGGATCCATTCCTCAAAGGGGAGGTGTACGATGTTAACTTGGTTCCAGTCAGTATCAGCTATGAGAGGATCCTGGAGGAGTCGCTCTACGCCAGGGAGCTGCTGGGAGTGCCCAAACCCAAGGAGTCAACTTCA GGTCTGTTTAAAGCCAGAAAGGTCCTCAGTGAAGACTACGGCAGTATCCACGTGTACTTCGGTCAGCCTGTGTCCGTCAGAAGTTTAGCTCAGGGCAGAGTTAACCGCTGTCAGTTCAACCTGAAACCAAG ACACATTCCCAGAAAGCCCGGCGAGGATATCCACAGCTTTGTGAATGACTCTGCCTACAGGTTGGTGAGGGCCCAGGAAGAGAACATGGTCCTGAAGCCGTGGGTCCTTCTGGCCTCCCTGCTGCTCCAGAACCACCACCAGAACCAGGCGGAGGGGCAGAAACGGGGGATCACACTGGACGAGCTGACTGAAAGCGCTGTGTGGCTCCGGGAGCTTTCCAGGCAGTACGGAGCCTTCCTCCACTGGCCCG ACCACATGCCTCCATCAGAGGTGGTTGCCTCCAGTCTCTCCCTGCATCAAGGTCTAGTGAGGATCTCTGAGGGAAGAGTCCAGCTGGCATTGGAACAAG CAGGAGGACAAGCGAAGCCGGAGGAGCCTCACAGCACTGTTACTCCAGAAGAGCATCTCTTGAACCAGGCGGTCGTCGTGCTCTCCTGCGCCTCCTACAGGAACCAAGCGCTGCACGTCTTCCTCCGACCGGCCCTGCTGGCCTCAGCCATCCATGCTGCCTCCTCCAACAATAAAC agGACATCTATAACAGTTTCAGCTTCCTGAGAAACATGTTCTCCAATGAATTCATCCTCTGTCCTGGAGCTACAGTAGAG GATTTTGAGGAGGCCTGTTTCCTGCTGGTAAAGACTGGAGCTCTGCAAGTCACCCAGCAGGAAGTGGTTGTAACAGAAAGAGGCCATAGAACCCTGACCTTCCTCACCAGTATGCTAGACCCCTTTCTACAAGGATACCAG GTGGTGTGTCGGTTCCTGTGTGAAGAGGCCACTGAAGCTCTGACAGAAAAACAGTTTGTCCCTGCAGTCCGGAAGTTCATCATCAAACATCTGCTCGCaggttttctgtctttgtcaaattgttttctttgtgtgggTTCTTTTTTAACCTCAACCTTCCACAAAATACactga